A stretch of Desulfovibrio aminophilus DNA encodes these proteins:
- the mtgA gene encoding monofunctional biosynthetic peptidoglycan transglycosylase: MRRVLGWIFKALAALAAYVLLVAAWYALVPDVKGLAKANPGKTAFMLYREDQWAREGRKTALKWKWAPLSSMSPALVRAVLISEDDKFWGHEGFDFDAMREALRKDVEEGRLRAGGSTISQQLAKNLWLSPSKSPMRKIKEAVLAWRLERELSKKRILEIYLNVVEWGDGIFGAEAASRAHFGVSASGLSAEQAVRLAVSLPNPLRYDPAGNSGFVRKRAAIILSRLQRRGYQPPPPPSSPPSADFRKAEEGSAAKTAAVPSAPVPSAPPAAEAERDRQEDAVVREALDWVRQNVEQGGEAPAGE, from the coding sequence ATGCGACGGGTGCTCGGCTGGATATTCAAGGCGTTGGCCGCGCTGGCGGCCTATGTGCTGCTGGTGGCGGCGTGGTATGCGCTGGTCCCGGACGTGAAGGGCCTGGCCAAGGCCAACCCGGGCAAGACCGCGTTCATGCTCTACCGCGAGGACCAGTGGGCGCGCGAGGGCCGCAAGACGGCCCTGAAGTGGAAGTGGGCGCCGCTCTCGTCCATGTCGCCCGCCCTGGTCAGGGCCGTGCTCATTTCCGAGGACGACAAGTTCTGGGGCCACGAGGGCTTCGACTTCGACGCCATGCGCGAGGCCCTGCGGAAGGATGTGGAGGAGGGGCGGCTGCGCGCCGGAGGCAGCACCATCAGCCAGCAGCTGGCCAAGAACCTCTGGCTCTCGCCCAGCAAGAGCCCCATGCGCAAGATCAAGGAGGCCGTGCTGGCCTGGCGGCTGGAGCGCGAGCTGTCCAAGAAGCGCATCCTGGAGATCTACCTCAACGTGGTGGAGTGGGGCGACGGGATTTTCGGGGCCGAAGCCGCGTCCCGGGCCCACTTCGGCGTGTCCGCCTCCGGCCTGTCCGCGGAGCAGGCCGTGCGCCTGGCCGTGAGCCTGCCCAACCCCCTCCGCTACGACCCGGCCGGGAACTCCGGCTTCGTGCGCAAACGCGCGGCCATCATCCTCTCCCGGCTCCAGCGCAGGGGCTACCAGCCGCCTCCTCCGCCTTCGTCGCCGCCTTCGGCGGATTTCAGAAAGGCGGAAGAGGGGAGTGCCGCAAAGACGGCAGCCGTTCCGTCCGCTCCTGTTCCGTCCGCGCCTCCGGCCGCCGAGGCCGAGCGCGACCGCCAGGAGGACGCCGTGGTCCGCGAGGCCCTGGACTGGGTGCGGCAGAACGTGGAGCAGGGCGGCGAGGCCCCGGCCGGGGAGTAA
- a CDS encoding OsmC family protein yields the protein MKIQLEVNVSQGAGRVLRGRAREHDLLADQRAAAGGADSAATPAETLGFALGACFVSVARFVAEQEGLDVSNIRCRVTGTLDLTRAMGGEGRAGFPELVLAADCDAPWSGREKEAYFRRVLERCPVCENVLLATPLRLEPLS from the coding sequence ATGAAGATCCAATTGGAGGTGAATGTGTCCCAGGGCGCGGGCCGGGTCCTGCGGGGCCGGGCCAGGGAACACGATCTGCTCGCGGACCAGCGCGCGGCCGCCGGGGGAGCCGACAGCGCGGCCACCCCGGCGGAGACGCTGGGGTTCGCCCTTGGCGCGTGCTTCGTGTCCGTCGCGCGTTTCGTGGCCGAGCAGGAGGGCCTGGACGTGAGCAATATCCGCTGCCGGGTGACGGGCACGTTGGACCTGACCCGCGCCATGGGCGGGGAAGGCCGGGCGGGGTTCCCCGAGCTGGTCCTGGCGGCGGATTGCGACGCTCCCTGGAGCGGGCGGGAGAAGGAGGCCTATTTCCGGCGCGTGCTTGAGCGCTGTCCGGTCTGCGAGAACGTGCTCCTCGCGACGCCCCTGCGGCTCGAGCCGCTTTCGTAG
- a CDS encoding LysR family transcriptional regulator, with protein sequence MDYRRLMTFRTAAVLLSFSRAAETLHCTQSTVSAQIKTLEQEMGAPLFNRLGKRIALTSEGETLLRYASRILDLHEEARARMRGQPEPACALSLRMPQSLADRFLPLALQVHARTHPRTDFDIGVCAFSALEAELRAGITDAAFLLADSVRKPALSVERIGTAPLVFVAGARKDPAPGKAFAWDDLTQTRLFVPKHDCSYKMVLEQELAQRRITPPGLVACNSLGMLRKCLALGLGVALLPEFAVEDDLRAGTLRRLDWAGPKLVSGILRIMHKNKWVSPQLACFLDAFSAVLPDFAGS encoded by the coding sequence ATGGATTACCGCAGGCTCATGACCTTCCGCACCGCGGCCGTGTTGCTGAGCTTCAGCCGCGCGGCCGAGACGCTCCACTGCACCCAGTCCACGGTTTCGGCGCAGATCAAGACCCTTGAGCAGGAAATGGGCGCGCCGTTGTTCAACCGGCTGGGCAAGCGGATCGCCCTCACGTCCGAGGGCGAAACCCTGCTGCGCTATGCCTCCAGGATTCTGGACCTGCACGAGGAGGCGCGGGCGAGGATGCGCGGCCAGCCCGAACCGGCCTGCGCCCTGTCCCTGCGCATGCCCCAGAGCCTGGCCGACCGCTTTCTGCCGTTGGCGCTCCAGGTCCACGCGCGGACACATCCCCGCACGGATTTCGACATAGGCGTCTGCGCCTTTTCCGCGCTCGAGGCCGAACTGCGGGCAGGCATCACGGACGCGGCCTTTCTCCTCGCGGACTCGGTGCGCAAACCCGCCCTTTCGGTCGAGCGCATCGGAACCGCTCCGCTCGTGTTCGTGGCCGGAGCGCGCAAGGACCCCGCCCCCGGCAAGGCCTTCGCCTGGGACGACCTGACCCAAACCCGCCTCTTCGTTCCTAAGCATGATTGCAGCTACAAGATGGTCCTGGAGCAGGAGCTGGCGCAACGCCGCATCACGCCTCCCGGCCTGGTCGCGTGCAACAGCCTGGGCATGCTCCGCAAATGCCTGGCCCTGGGCCTGGGCGTGGCCCTGCTGCCGGAATTTGCCGTGGAGGACGACCTGCGCGCCGGAACCCTGCGACGCCTGGACTGGGCCGGGCCGAAACTCGTCAGCGGAATCCTGCGGATCATGCACAAAAACAAATGGGTCTCCCCGCAACTGGCCTGCTTCCTCGACGCGTTCTCGGCCGTCCTCCCCGACTTCGCCGGTTCATAG
- a CDS encoding chemotaxis protein CheD, giving the protein MNAILSPEGFPVQHLGIGEGGVFETPARVHVLLGSCVAVTFHSPSRGIGATFHALLPSRAEFARQGQDDGPFRYVDSAISELLSRLRGLRCMADLEVKVFGGANSLVQGEFGIGMKNVRTAFASLALSGLRVSASNVGGTRGRKLVFLPSSGEVYMKVLSETPVSGMTASLNRCPLGKP; this is encoded by the coding sequence ATGAACGCGATCCTCTCGCCCGAGGGTTTTCCGGTCCAGCATCTGGGCATCGGCGAGGGTGGGGTCTTCGAGACTCCGGCCCGGGTGCACGTGCTCCTCGGCTCGTGCGTGGCCGTGACCTTCCACTCCCCGTCGCGCGGCATCGGGGCCACCTTCCACGCCCTGCTGCCCTCGCGGGCGGAATTCGCTCGGCAGGGCCAGGACGACGGCCCGTTCCGCTACGTGGACTCGGCCATTTCCGAGCTGCTCTCCCGGCTGCGCGGGCTGCGCTGCATGGCCGACCTGGAGGTGAAGGTCTTCGGCGGGGCCAACTCCCTGGTCCAGGGCGAGTTCGGCATCGGCATGAAGAACGTGCGCACTGCCTTCGCCAGCCTGGCCCTGTCCGGGCTGCGGGTATCGGCCTCCAACGTGGGCGGCACGCGCGGCCGCAAGCTCGTGTTCCTGCCCTCCAGCGGCGAGGTCTACATGAAGGTCCTCTCCGAAACCCCGGTGAGCGGCATGACCGCCTCCCTGAACCGCTGCCCCCTCGGCAAACCCTAG
- a CDS encoding PleD family two-component system response regulator, whose product MKLLLVDDEAVALRFLSGVLAGRARTETAADGASAVAAFARALDQDDPFDAVILDIMMPGMDGIEAARRMRALERGRGREGCCRLLMLSCLDGAEHQMAAQYDAGADGYLTKPVEAADLLAALANLDLPDNPLDGAE is encoded by the coding sequence ATGAAGCTGCTGCTGGTGGACGACGAGGCCGTCGCCCTGCGATTCCTTTCCGGCGTCCTGGCCGGGCGCGCCCGGACCGAGACCGCCGCGGACGGGGCCTCGGCCGTGGCGGCCTTCGCCCGGGCCCTGGACCAGGACGACCCCTTCGACGCCGTGATCCTGGACATCATGATGCCCGGCATGGACGGCATCGAGGCCGCCCGGCGCATGCGGGCCCTGGAGCGCGGGCGCGGCCGCGAGGGCTGCTGCCGCCTGCTCATGCTCTCCTGCCTGGACGGGGCCGAGCACCAGATGGCCGCCCAGTACGACGCCGGGGCCGACGGCTACCTGACCAAGCCGGTGGAGGCCGCCGACCTGCTGGCCGCCCTGGCCAACCTGGACCTGCCGGACAATCCGCTGGACGGGGCCGAATGA
- a CDS encoding M23 family metallopeptidase — protein sequence MLFEEYRIVCLNSQGRPRLTLRLRGWHSALALGLLVLLLGATAAYLPLTLNMVRERLALDSARQAIMDQKKRIYAASFQLKSMEDAFAGIAEFDSKLRVMLSLDPGPTQDIPGMGNPLPGPYRNPLQLLYTQSLLRDMRERLGDLEVSMLLEEASQQDLFRAVSVQQERLARIPVIWPTRGRFTSRFGWRASPLTGKGRFHKGIDVTAPTGTPIKATAQGRVVMAEWFSTYGQCVEIDHGGGIHTRYGHMSKILVKEGQTVFRGDVIGLVGSTGRSVAPHVHYEVHVGGTPTNPLNYILR from the coding sequence ATGCTTTTCGAGGAATACCGGATCGTCTGCCTGAACAGCCAGGGCCGCCCCCGGCTGACTCTCCGGCTGCGCGGCTGGCACTCGGCGCTGGCCCTGGGCCTGCTCGTCCTGCTGCTCGGCGCCACGGCGGCATACCTGCCCCTGACCCTGAACATGGTGCGCGAGCGCCTGGCCCTGGACTCCGCCCGCCAGGCCATCATGGACCAGAAGAAGCGCATCTACGCCGCCTCGTTCCAGCTCAAGTCCATGGAGGACGCCTTCGCGGGCATCGCGGAATTCGATTCCAAGCTGCGGGTCATGCTCTCCCTGGACCCCGGCCCCACCCAGGACATCCCGGGCATGGGCAACCCCCTGCCCGGTCCCTACCGCAACCCGCTCCAGCTCCTCTATACCCAGTCCCTGCTGCGCGACATGCGCGAGCGCCTGGGCGATCTGGAGGTCTCCATGCTCCTGGAGGAAGCCTCCCAGCAGGACCTGTTCCGCGCCGTGTCCGTGCAGCAGGAGCGCCTGGCCCGCATCCCGGTGATCTGGCCCACGCGAGGCCGGTTCACCTCCCGCTTCGGCTGGCGCGCCTCGCCGCTCACGGGCAAGGGGCGCTTCCACAAGGGCATCGACGTCACCGCGCCCACGGGCACGCCCATCAAGGCCACGGCCCAGGGCCGCGTGGTCATGGCCGAATGGTTCTCCACCTATGGCCAGTGCGTGGAGATCGACCACGGCGGCGGCATCCACACCCGCTACGGCCACATGTCCAAGATCCTGGTCAAGGAGGGGCAGACCGTGTTCCGGGGCGACGTCATCGGGCTCGTGGGCAGCACCGGCCGCAGCGTGGCCCCGCACGTGCACTACGAAGTCCACGTGGGCGGCACCCCCACCAACCCCCTCAACTACATCCTCCGCTGA
- a CDS encoding outer membrane protein assembly factor BamE: protein MRGNMLAALVFWCMMFLAQGVAAGDTEHWFDEHDFKDVRGDFTGSETTDAELDARLFVLPWLTLEKTSEREVLDRFGPAPSRPGREDRFSHCYVESGSGVAALPAGRGDTVIQVTLADSTRRLRHPEACASVPAGSFPAAGADGLRLGMTRDEVVRLLGEPLHEDARRLYYACNALIPLTEAEKQRQRAMHPTFPAGDSYFSSERSVTVRLDRGRVFSFTLRSNTAAPGFAGSWNSQEAFAFLPF from the coding sequence ATGCGCGGAAACATGCTGGCGGCGTTGGTGTTCTGGTGCATGATGTTCCTGGCCCAAGGCGTCGCGGCCGGGGACACGGAGCACTGGTTCGACGAGCACGACTTCAAGGACGTCCGCGGTGACTTCACCGGCTCCGAAACCACGGACGCCGAGTTGGACGCCCGGCTGTTCGTCCTGCCCTGGCTGACCCTGGAAAAGACCAGCGAACGCGAGGTGCTGGACCGCTTCGGCCCGGCCCCGTCCCGCCCGGGCAGGGAGGACCGCTTCTCCCACTGCTACGTGGAGTCCGGCTCCGGGGTGGCGGCCCTGCCGGCGGGCCGGGGAGACACGGTGATCCAGGTCACGCTGGCGGATTCCACGCGGCGGCTCAGACATCCCGAGGCCTGCGCGAGCGTGCCCGCGGGCTCCTTTCCGGCGGCCGGAGCGGACGGCCTGCGCCTGGGCATGACCCGCGACGAGGTGGTGCGGCTCCTGGGCGAACCGCTGCATGAGGACGCGCGGCGGCTCTACTACGCCTGCAACGCGCTCATCCCCCTGACCGAAGCGGAGAAACAGCGCCAACGCGCCATGCACCCGACCTTCCCGGCCGGGGATTCCTATTTCTCTTCCGAGCGGTCCGTGACCGTGCGCCTGGACCGGGGCCGGGTCTTCTCCTTCACCCTGCGCTCCAACACCGCCGCCCCCGGCTTCGCCGGTTCATGGAACAGCCAAGAGGCTTTCGCCTTTTTGCCTTTCTGA